CCCTCACTACACCAAGGTCCTCAGCTGACATTAAACTGATATTGTTTATTCTTTCTTGAAGAAGTTGCTTCATTTTCTCACTGTCTTCCACACTGCGGTCTTTTGTATTATGAGCAAGCTCGAGAAGACTCCTAAGGGCAGCTTCTCTGACATCTGAATCTTCACTTGAGGCAAGGTGCATGAACATTCTAGGAAATCCAAGCTCGTTCACAATGTTGCAATCTGAATTGTTTTCATGCAACAGGTAATGGATCAAGTTTAGAGCTTTCCTGGAAGATAGTTAGAATTCAGCCACAAAAATTAAACTGTAACAGATGTTTgatagtatattttaaaaggcTATTTAATCAATAAGTAAaggtaaaaacaaattaaaaaataaacatgaggTAAAATATCCTTCACGACTAGTTTATAATTTAGTTCAGAGactacacaatttttttataatagtttgacacgaaaaacatatttaatagaGCATCAATAATAATGACAAAGGTGACAAAGCAACAACTGTAAACCTCTCAAAATGTTTTGTTACCTTTGAAATCGCACATTTTCAGAGGTTAGTGCATCTTTCAAGGCCGCATAACCATTTGCCAAGCGAAACGCAGTGATACCAGATTTGTTGTGCCGAATTAGTGCTGTCATGTTGTTGCAAAAACAGAAATATCAGTATCATTCCATTCCAAGGAAACAAAATATCATGATCCAAAGCATAGTAGCACATACAAGATATTGCACCCAGCGCTTTAGTTCTAACAGTCACATCAGGATCTGAactgaaattataaataagaggTTCAAAGCCATTTGCTTCCATAACAAGTTGTTGACTTTTAGGATTATTCTGGACTATTGTGGTCACCACATCAGCAGCCTTTGCTCGAATATTAGCATTAGAATTCTTTAAGTAaccaagaagaggaaccaacccACCAATTGAATGGAGATCTGGGAAACATATAATAGCAGGAAATAGGTAAAACATACAGGAGTTGaatcaaaagaaacacaaaaccACTAAACAACCCATTATCATAAACAACATACGGCGAAAAAAATCTAGCAGGTAAAATGTACATTAAtagtaggaaaaaaaataaaacatgttgcAACAATGCCAACTATTTCCATGatcaaattgtaaaaaaaagaatagaCACAACTAAACTAATGAGAGAAGTTATGAATGAACAATTCTCAAAAATCGTTCCAATTAAAAACGTCTTGACCACTGGAAAGCAGAACAAATACACCTAATACataacaattcaaaacaagtgATTAATATTCATCTAACTCTTAGTATATAGCGAAGATATATCAGTTAAAATAGTTAGCATATCAATGAATTAATTACTAACTTGAGGTTCATTTTTAGATTGAGCATAGTTCTTTGTGAAATGAAAAATTCTTTGTAAAGGGGAAAACACACGGAGGACATAGTGctttactattttatttcattcttctAGTCAATCAAAATCTCTTTTCTCCCTGTTTTCGATTCTTGGTTCCTAATACTAACACATTGACAGCTGCTGCTCAAATTTTCGGAAACTTCATCATCTAGTAAATATTGCAGACAGAGCTACCAAAAGCCTATGTGACGAATTGAATCATGATATACATAAAAAGTGGCGATTCACCTAGGAAACCTAAATAAACAAGCTTTAGCATGAGAACTAAGTACTTTCATAACCATTCAAAACCTTAAAACTTACCATTGGCCATGTCAATCGACTCAACATGCTCTTGCAACTCTTCCAACAAGTCTGCAAGAAATCAAGTTAGATGCCACTGAGTTAGCATGAAAATATCTTCTAAGCCAATCGTTAACTAAAAATGAAAGGCAACTCATTTGTAATTAGTCTTGCACTTTGGTAAATGTTAAATACCTTCAATGTCTGCAGCGGTGACTCCTTGTTCTTTCAAGACTTCTTCTGGAGTTTGCATTACAAGTGTGATCTCTTTCATACGTTTTACAACATCAATGGTCTGTGCTTGCATTGCTTCCATAAACCATTTCCGATCCTCCTCACTACAGAatcataaaaatcacaaaatcagAACCAAGTCGACTAATGTTGGCGATATTCATAAATAAGCATTTAAAAAAATCTCACTTTCTCCCAAATGGATGCAAATTTGCaactaaaaatacaaagaaagaaaaaactctGTATATTGCTTAGCTAcacaattacaaaattaacaaaGTCAAATCACAGTCTACTGAATATTATGAGCACTCCTGTCTCTGCAATACAACATTTGATTTCCAATTACATTACAATTTCGCTAATGGCTAGATATTTCACTGTCTACAACCCCAAAGAAGAGAAACTATTACTGCATAAATCATATATTTACAGAATCAGAACGCAATAACACCAATTCAAATTCAACCACACgaataaaatatttcacaaaATATTATGAACAAATTAGAGAATCACACCCCTGGCCCACTGATTAGAAACCCCACCCTCCTTACTCgtaattaattgtttaaaaaccatattttcagggaaaaattaaattttgaaacgTGGGTATGCGCTTTCCAGCAACTAAAACTAACAAATATAAGAATCCAACAGTTCTATCAAACCGAACCAACATAAAGAGGGCTAACACAACCTCAACACAGGAAAAGAAGAATCGAAAACTGAATTTCGGACCTCAAATTGCGAGTGGGGGCAGTTCCGTCGGAGTTAGCAATGCTCCATTTGAGTAACCCATCCCAGTTAGGTCCTTCTTTAGCCATTTGAACGATTACAGAGAAACAAGAAACCAAGCAACCTTGTAGAATTTTAGCAAGAAGTTTAAAGAACAGGAAATGTAGAAGGATTCAGATATATAGTTTCAGTAACGCGTGTGGGAAGGATTCGAGAAGCGTCTCCACAATTCTGGAAGTTGTGAAAACGCATGAAAGggaaagagaaattgaaatgtCACAAATGGGTTCTGTGTTTTTTTTGCTAGGATTTGTTCGCTGTCATGATGGGCCTTAGTACATTGTGATAACTTTCAAAAGGAAAGGTAGttttttcttcctacacctcttttttcttctcccaACTCTTTTTTCTACCTGCACTCCCATAAGAGTTGTATTTTACACCttcttactttttatatttttttgaattgattatgtcgaaatatatttataaatcctGAAAATATGTTTCAGAACATTCAAtccaaaatatgaaaatatatattttaaaataaacgatctggaagttatttttgaattttaaatatatttagaaaaattcaatccaaaatataaaaagaatttttaaaatgaatgtttagaaattatttacaaattcgaaaataaatttcaaaatacttattttggaaaattcttttgtattttaaatttagtgacACTAAAAGTATTCTCGGCATCCCAGGATAGTCAATCCAAAAttcaataagaaaatgaaacaagtgTTCTATAGTATATTTCTAAATCTAAAAATGACTTCCAAAACATcccttttgaaaatattcttttgtatttttaggatGTATTTTTGAGTTCAGAATACATttcagaatttcaaaatatttaccaGATAATCAGTCTTAAATacaaaaagatatttcaaacatgtatttctaaatttgaaaatacattttgaattaAGAGTTCCATATTAGCATTATGTAGGAGTAGGTTTTGAGTGGTCCATGTGACAAAGGGGAGTATATGAGTAATGTAAGGGAAGTAGGATAGATGCTTTTCAGAATTTGTTGATTTTAACCTTCTGaaagtgttttttaatttttactaatttatttttacacttgaactattttaagttaattttagctACATTAACAaccattaaaatattcaaaaacaactaaaaattacattttttttattacacaaACTCAATAAGTTAAATTATCACAAATTGTATTTAAATCAATATCTTAAGACTAAAAtgagcatatatatatatatatatatatatatatatatatatatattcatcacAGCCCTACATTTATCTTTTTGCATTCTTAGATAAAATTGAgtaatttcaaaactttgttcTGGATTCTTTTTATTCGGTTTaaaccctcccttggtcctaatatttgtatgaaaatctcagtttggtcctcatgttttcaactatctcaattgggtcatattttttgtaaaaatgaacacattttaccctaaccgttaaTTGTTCTCAGACAACGTTCAATTTAGCtgagctgtaattttttttattgacgtGGCATTGTGCATTAAATTAAATGGGTGATGTGTTTTAGAATCATCAAATCCATGTGGCGacggtggttcttcttcactCCAAGCACTGATCACCTTTCACCTTTTTCGCTCCTCTTCTCCTCTGCCGACGGAGCGTCTCATCTTCGTCGCCGCTTACACTCTCCCATTCTTCAACCCTCTTCCAATTACGTGCCCTTCATTAGAGCTTCCGTTTCTGAGAAACCACCACCAGCAGTGTCTGTCACCTCCCCCCAAGCCCACCAAGCTCTTGATCTGCAAAATCCCTAACGGCTACAGAGTCCTCTCCTACCTCGATCCCTCCGAACCCAAACACACCCTCCTCAAGTAGCTCCTATTTTTCCTCCTTAAGTCCCAACGCGTCCGCGTCATCCCGGAGTTCCACGCCTCCTACAAAGACCTCTTCAACTAGCTCGAGTCTGACCTCGCCGAAAAAGGAAAAGCTTCTACCTCCAATGCTCATTGAAACGCCACCTGCTTCTGGAGTCAATCACATTACCATCATAATCCCCAATCATGTCAtgcttaatttataaaagttaattttcaaattacaagTATTCAAACACAACacttaaatttatgataatttaaatcATAGGCTATTATCCAAAATATAGTTTCTAAAAGTTCACTAGAAGCCGAATGGattattaacttttgttttagaTATTTCGTCCTTTACTATCCTTTTTAGTGATGCTATATtctatttgttaatttttaaataaatattcatctactttataattttaatgacaCTCTCATCCTAtgcttaaatatatatatatatatatatatatatatatatatatatatatatatatatatatatatatatatatatatatatatatatccatctttcttatatttataataaatgatgCCCACTTTTGTTATACACACGGTGGATTTTTTGCCTGAAAGTGCAACTTATTCATTTTCTCACCCATTATATGAGTGTTTTGGTTTGTATTagtttcaaatatgtttttttggTTTCAAGTGAGTTGTGAtgtgttataaaatataattaattatataaacattttacaaatatcaattattatttatgtttaataataCCTTGGTCAACCACGCATTTCATCGTAGTCTCGACAAACTTCTTGAAGCATTCTGGAGCTATCTTGCCTTTTAGATAGGGATCAATGATTTAGTCAAGAATGCCTTTCAGGATGTCAAGAATGCCTTCACATCACGGTGGATGATTGTGTGTTTAGCTCTAGTGTGTAGATAGTGTAAACCCCGAGCAGCTCTAATGCATATCTCAAGGACCATAAACAAGGATCATTTCAGTGTTTTCTTCATAGTATCCAATCAGAGAAACAAGGTGATGGTGACAAAGTTTAGAGAGCATTTCAATCTCTGTTTGGAACTCATGCACCCCCTGCTCAGACAGTGGATTCCCACCTTTAATTGCTACTTTGGTTGTTTCACCATCAATTTCTCCCTTGTAAACCTTATCAAATCCTCCCACACCAAGAAGCAAAGCCTCATTAAAGTTGTTTATGGCAAACTTGGTTTCAGCAAATGAGAAATGACGACAAAGGTTTGATGGGAGAGAGGAAGCATAACTTCCTGTTGTGTTGGTCTTGGCAGAAACTGCAGAGTGTGAAGGACCGTAAAGAGCAAGTGGAAGCCAGCCAGATGGCCCTTCACTTGCATCAGAATCCTTTCCTTGCCTACGACGACGAGATGCAGCTAAAGCAAATAGCCTAATCACAAGTACTACAACAACACCTCCTGCAATTATGCCTGTCTGATTCTTTGATTTACCATGATTATGTGCTCTAGTTGTTGATGGGTCAATTATATCTTGCATAGGGGGAGGAATAGGATTTGTCCCTGCCAGATTTCCAGCAGAATCACTAATTTTGAATATCTCCACTCCATTCAATATAACATCATAATACTTGGGCTTGTTAGTTGGATCTGGATGCAATGTAAGCCACAGGTCCTGTTGTGGTTCTCCAGCATCGGGAATAAAGACAAGAAAATCTTTATGCACAGGCACCCCATTAAAATGTGAAAGGTCAAAATCTTCTGCCCAGGCAATAACATCAGCTTGGGGAGTAGTTGTTTGATTATTGAGGAATATATCAAATACTCTTTGATTAGTCTTGGTTATATTTGATGATACCTCAGCAAAATGAAGTCTCACTAGATAGGAAAACCCCGCATCAATGTTAAAGATCCAAGTCAAGTTGTAATTCATGTTGTTCAACCACAACAAGCCCAACCTATCCTAGATTTTATGATAGAAATTAACCTAAAAATCAATACTTCGTCAAGCTTCAAGCACGCAGAGggtaaaatcatattttgtgtTCTCTTGTGGTTTCGAAGATGGGTATTGCGTTTTGGGGTTAGGGTTTGATTTGGGTTTTGGGATTTTCGCTCTCGCAATTTTAGGTGGTTCTGTTTCGTTC
This is a stretch of genomic DNA from Vigna radiata var. radiata cultivar VC1973A unplaced genomic scaffold, Vradiata_ver6 scaffold_133, whole genome shotgun sequence. It encodes these proteins:
- the LOC106753424 gene encoding hsp70 nucleotide exchange factor FES1 isoform X1; this encodes MAKEGPNWDGLLKWSIANSDGTAPTRNLSEEDRKWFMEAMQAQTIDVVKRMKEITLVMQTPEEVLKEQGVTAADIEDLLEELQEHVESIDMANDLHSIGGLVPLLGYLKNSNANIRAKAADVVTTIVQNNPKSQQLVMEANGFEPLIYNFSSDPDVTVRTKALGAISSLIRHNKSGITAFRLANGYAALKDALTSENVRFQRKALNLIHYLLHENNSDCNIVNELGFPRMFMHLASSEDSDVREAALRSLLELAHNTKDRSVEDSEKMKQLLQERINNISLMSAEDLGVVREERQLVDSLWSSCFNEPSSLREKGLLVLPGEDNPPPDVASKYFESPLRSSTVNPSSNNDSKKEKRETPLLLGSGPSSADSNNAVSSNREADARSRTDAR
- the LOC106753424 gene encoding uncharacterized protein LOC106753424 isoform X2 yields the protein MAKEGPNWDGLLKWSIANSDGTAPTRNLSEEDRKWFMEAMQAQTIDVVKRMKEITLVMQTPEEVLKEQGVTAADIEDLLEELQEHVESIDMANALIRHNKSGITAFRLANGYAALKDALTSENVRFQRKALNLIHYLLHENNSDCNIVNELGFPRMFMHLASSEDSDVREAALRSLLELAHNTKDRSVEDSEKMKQLLQERINNISLMSAEDLGVVREERQLVDSLWSSCFNEPSSLREKGLLVLPGEDNPPPDVASKYFESPLRSSTVNPSSNNDSKKEKRETPLLLGSGPSSADSNNAVSSNREADARSRTDAR